The proteins below are encoded in one region of Pleuronectes platessa chromosome 14, fPlePla1.1, whole genome shotgun sequence:
- the pikfyve gene encoding 1-phosphatidylinositol 3-phosphate 5-kinase isoform X2 codes for MAAEDKSSSSSSTEWSVEPPVLSPTSPSHLTHFKPLTPEQDEPPLRSAYSSFVNLFRFNNKDEGRPPSAAADVPSPSPLSDRRSWSTSPSHSLYGSGSHRKQHGDHVRRTSLASDGSRKADAPLSNHDPRTAVQLRTALKRLKEIMEGKSQDSDLKQYWMPDSQCKECYDCNEKFTTFRRRHHCRLCGQIFCSRCCNQEIPGKFMGYTGDLRACTYCRKIALNYAHSADSGSIGEDLSALSDSPCSVCVLEPSEPRTPVGGRRSSRNIFLEEDLTWQSMIHQEPQSSGLTSRLTTLQEDVGKSPARKRSASVTNLSLDRSGSSMVPSYDSSVSPPTSRALSGAKSGTKLDHSEEERKILLDSSQLKDLWKKICHNNTGMEFQDHRYWLRTYPNCIVGKELVNWLLRNGTISTRAQAIAIGQALVDGRWLDCVTHHDQLFRDEYALYRPLQSTDFSETPSPDSDSVNSLEGHSEPSWFKDIKVDDSDTEQLADESEYTLPNSASPSKRTSVSSLQSVVDSDSAASINLNMEQNNVNFHIKKQSKYPHVPPATEQKAEFLVSEDGGQNIIMSDAFIKESLFNRRVEEKAKEMLFTPLGWHHSSLDQLREENGEKKAMERLLSANHSHMMALLQQLLYSESLSLSWRDIIVPVVRQVVQTVRPDVRNCDDDMDIRQLVHIKKISGGRKFDSTVVNGFVCTKNIAHKKMNAYIKNPKILLLKCSIEYLYREETKFTCIDPIVLQEREFLKNYVLRIVDVRPNLVLVEKTVSRIAQDMLLEHGITLVINVKPQVLDRVSHMTQGDLVMSMDQLLTKPRLGTCHKFYMQPFTLANNEVKTLMFFEGCPPHLGCSIKLRGASEYELARVKEIIMLMVCVAYHSQLEISFLMDEFAMPPSLAQSASFPCLLESVSAEEEVEEDRGGKESTGESQEKRSGSEDSFLDGQTVEDGFLSEVLSKNVEMDGLQDALKTRSPPSMNMGTMISSPFSSPLAPPLSVSPPFLMEDDQDMTFSDTLVPSSEGDTREEGSLFKEDSLSMEDEDGSETPTPRLFRDPLQDDTGMFVAEQVASFDDRLKSISVVFKQELKDIILCISPFITFKEPFLLVPAGMNCPSRDYFPEQVYLSPLLNKDLKERDGRRKRQLLKDSAPSSLVGGQTNGSAPPRPLEVLPCHGLTSTRIIEQLNGSQGLAEMLADYRAKGGRIRQREVSDPFSSVGAAAPVQSRAGEGPVRAPVKADSEEEKPSKLSDMSWAPKLDCLNPVNHQRLCVLFSSSSAQSNNSPNPCVSPWIVTMEFYGKNDLSLGIFLERYCFRPSYQCPSMYCETPMVHHIRRFVHGSGCVQIVLKELDSPVPGYQHTILNYSWCRICKQVTPVVPLSNDSWSMSFAKYLELRFYGHQYTRRANAEPCGHSMHKDYHQYFSYNQMVASFSYTSVRLLEICLPRPKITIRNLGPSKGSLQQDLKDFSLKVTQVYLAIDDRLTSLKTDTFSKTREEKMEDLFAQKDMEEAELRSWIEKLQARLQVCGVDSPQQLQAVLESLVMKKQGLCEMLQSWNTRLQDLFQQEKGRKRLSVPPSPGRHRQTAADDSKSALESSPRNPSPVVQNGDKEDRLLSAMPSASTSSLLPSPGDPGAEPLTPGPSFTEQDSVSLPEDVFDGHLVGSTDSQVKEKSTMKAILANFLPGNSYNPIPIPFEPDKHYLMYEHERVPIAVCEKEPSSIIAFALSCKEYKTALDDLSKVSSAGGEEAPQVVSAESRVRSSPARPGSDSASSLQSRSSMDADPLKEADLSDKQKKQTLNPHIELQFSDANARFYCRIYYAEEFHKMREEIMESAEEDFVRSLSHCVNWQARGGKSGAVFYATEDDRFILKQMPRLEVQSFLDFAPNYFTYITGAVQQKRPTALAKILGVYRIGYKNSQNNTEKKLDLLVMENLFYGRKMAQVFDLKGSLRNRNVKTDSGKESCEVVLLDENLLKLIHDNPLYIRSHCKAILRAAIHSDAYFLSSHLIIDYSLLVGRDDATDQLVVGIIDYIRTFTWDKRLEMVVKSTGILGGQGKLPTVVSPELYRARFCEAMDKYFLMVPDHWTGLGVNC; via the exons ATGGCTGCTGAGGACaagtcctcgtcctcgtcctcgacGGAGTGGAGCGTGGAGCCGCCCGTCCTCTCGCCCACCAGCCCCTCCCACCTCACCCACTTCAAACCCCTGACCCCGGAGCAGGATGAGCCTCCTCTGCGCTCGGCCTACAGCTCCTTCGTCAACCTGTTTCGTTTCAACAACAAAG ATGAGGGACGTCctccctcagcagctgcagatgtGCCGTCCCCTTCTCCCCTGTCAGACAGGAGGAGCTGGTCCACAAGCCCCTCCCACTCCCTCTACGGCTCAGGCTCTCACCGGAAACAACACGGGGACCACGTCAGACGCACATCCTTGGCCTCAG ACGGCAGCAGGAAAGCAGATGCACCTCTCAGCAACCATGACCCTCGTACAGCCGTTCAACTCCGGACTGCACTGAAGAGGCTGAAGGAGATCATGGAGGGAAAGAGCCAG GACAGCGACCTGAAGCAGTACTGGATGCCAGACAGTCAGTGTAAAGAGTGCTACGACTGCAATGAGAAGTTCACCACCTTCCGCCGGCGCCACCACTGTCGACTGTGCGGACAGATCTTCTGCAGCCGCTGCTGCAACCAGGAAATCCCCGGAAAGTTCATGGGCTACACGG GGGACCTACGAGCCTGCACCTACTGTCGTAAGATCGCCCTGAACTACGCCCACTCGGCCGACTCGGGCTCCATCGGCGAGGACCTGAGCGCCCTGTCCGACTCGCCCTGCTCCGTGTGCGTGCTGGAGCCCAGCGAGCCGCGCACGCCGGTGGGGGGGCGTAGGTCCAGCAGGAACATCTTCCTCGAGGAAGACCTGACGTGGcagag tATGATTCACCAGGAGCCTCAGAGCAGCGGCCTCACTTCCAGACTGACGACTCTACAGGAGGACGTCGGCAAGTCGCCTGCGAGGAAGAG GTCGGCCAGTGTGACCAACCTGTCGCTGGACCGCTCCGGCTCCTCCATGGTGCCGTCCTACGACAGCTCGGtcagcccccccaccagccGAGCCCTGTCGGGCGCCAAGAGCGGCACCAAGCTGGAccacagtgaggaggagaggaagatccTCCTG GACTCCTCTCAGCTGAAGGACCTGTGGAAGAAAATCTGCCACAACAACACGGGGATGGAGTTTCAGGACCACAGATACTGGCTGAGGACCTACCCcaattgcattgtgggaaaggAGCTGGTCAACTGGCTGCTGAGGAATGGCACCATCTCCACGAG GGCCCAGGCCATCGCCATAGGCCAGGCGCTGGTGGACGGGCGGTGGCTGGATTGTGTCACCCACCACGACCAGCTGTTCAGGGACGAGTACGCTCTCTACCGCCCCCTCCAG AGCACAGACTTCTCCGAGACGCCGTCTCCAGACAGCGACAGTGTCAACTCCCTGGAGGGACATTCAGAGCCGTCCTGGTTCAAAGACATCAAGGTGGATGACAGCGACACCGAGCAGCTTGCAGACGAGAGCGAGTACACGTTGCCAA ACTCGGCCAGCCCCAGCAAGAGGACGTCTGTCAGCAGCCTCCAGTCGGTGGTGGACAGCGACTCCGCGGCCTCCATCAACCTCAACATGGAGCAAAACAATGTCAACTTCCACATCAAGAAACAGTCCAAATATCCACATGTGCCTCCTGCTACTGAGCAAAAAG ccGAGTTCCTCGTGTCTGAGGACGGAGGACAGAACATCATCATGAGCGACGCGTTCATCAAGG AGTCTCTGTTCAACCGTCGTGTGGAGGAAAAGGCCAAAGAGATGCTGTTCACTCCGCTGGGCTGGCACCACAGCTCCCTGGACCAGCTCCGAGAGGAGAACGGAGAGAAGAAGGCCATGGAGAGGCTCCT CTCGGCCAACCACAGCCACATGATGgcgctgctgcagcagctgctctacagcgagtctctgtctctgtcctggcGGGACATCATCGTCCCCGTGGTGAGACAGGTCGTCCAGACGGTGAGGCCCGACGTCCGCAACTGTGACGACGACATGGACATCCGACAGCTGGTCCACATCAAGAAG ATTTCTGGAGGCAGGAAGTTTGACTCCACCGTGGTGAACGGCTTCGTCTGCACCAAGAACATCGCCCACAAGAAG ATGAACGCCTACATCAAGAACCCCAAGATCCTGCTGCTGAAGTGCTCCATCGAGTATCTGTACAGGGAGGAGACCAAGTTCACCTGCATCGACCCCATCGTGCTGCAG GAACGAGAGTTTCTGAAGAACTACGTCCTGCGCATCGTGGACGTCCGTCCCAACCTGGTGCTGGTGGAGAAGACGGTGTCCCGCATCGCTCAGGACATGCTGCTGGAGCACGGCATCACCCTGGTCATCAACGTGAAACCG CAAGTCTTGGACAGGGTGAGTCACATGACGCAGGGAGACCTGGTGATGTCCATGGATCAGCTGCTCACCAAACCTCGTCTGGGGACCTGCCACAAGTTCTACATGCAGCCCTTCACCCTGGCCAACA ACGAGGTGAAAACCCTGATGTTCTTCGAGGGCTGTCCTCCTCACCTCGGCTGCTCCATCAAGCTGCGCGGCGCCTCGGAGTACGAGCTGGCGCGGGTGAAGGAGATCATCATGCTCATGGTGTGTGTGGCCTACCACTCGCAGCTGGAGATCTCCTTCCTCATGGACGAGTTCGCCATGCCGCCCAGCTTGGCCCAGAGTGCCTCGTTCCCCTGCCTGCTGGAGAGCgtctctgcagaggaggaggtggaggaggaccgCGGAGGGAAGGAGTCAACCGGGGAGAGTCAGGAGAAGAGGTCAGGGAGTGAAGACTCTTTCCTGGATGGACAGACTGTGGAGGACGGCTTTCTCTCTGAGGTTCTGTCCAAAAATGTTGAGATGGACGGTCTTCAGGACGCACTGAAAACAAGATCCCCCCCCTCTATGAACATGGGGACAATGATCTCCTCGCCGTTCTCCAGTCCACTTGCACCTCCTCTCTCCGTGTCCCCTCCCTTTCTCATGGAGGACGACCAGGACATGACGTTCTCAGACACACTCGTCCCCTCGTCCGAGGGGGACaccagggaggaggggagccTCTTCAAGGAGGATTCGCTCAGCATGGAGGACGAGGACGGATCAGAGACGCCCACTCCTCGGCTGTTTCGAGACCCCCTGCAGGACGACACCGGGATGTTTGTGGCCGAGCAGGTGGCCTCGTTTGACGACCGCCTGAAGTCCATCTCCGTCGTCTTCAAGCAGGAGCTGAAGGACATCATCCTGTGCATCTCTCCCTTCATCACGTTCAAAGAGCCGTTCCTCCTCGTCCCCGCCGGCATGAACTGCCCCAGCAGGGATTACTTCCCTGAACAG GTctacctgtctcctctcctcaacAAAGACCTGAAGGAGCGGGACGGCCGTAGAAAGCGTCAACTCCTCAAAGACTCCGCCCCCTCCTCTCTGGTCGGAGGTCAGACCAATGGCAGTGCACCCCCCCGGCCTCTGGAGGTGCTGCCCTGTCACGGTCTGACCAGCACCCGCATCATCGAGCAGCTGAACGGCTCCCAGGGTCTGGCCGAGATGCTGGCGGACTACAGGGCGAAGGGAGGACGCATCCGGCAGAGGGAGGTCAGCGACCCCTTCAGCAGCGTCGGGGCCGCGGCTCCGGTCCAGAGCCGAGCGGGGGAGGGGCCGGTCAGAGCCCCGGTGAAGGCCGACAGCGAAGAGGAGAAGCCGAGTAAACTGAGTGATATGAGCTGGGCCCCCAAG ctcgacTGTCTGAACCCGGTCAACCATCAGAGACTGTGCGTCCTCTTCAGCAGCTCCTCGGCTCAGTCCAACAACTCTCCCAACCCCTGCGTCAGCCCCTG GATCGTCACGATGGAGTTCTACGGTAAGAACGACCTCTCACTGGGGATCTTCCTGGAGCGATATTGTTTCAG GCCGTCTTACCAGTGCCCCAGTATGTACTGTGAGACTCCCATGGTGCACCACATCCGGCGGTTCGTGCACGGCAGCGGCTGCGTGCAGATCGtgctgaaggagctggactCGCCCGTGCCCGGGTATCAACACACCATCCTCAACTACTCCTGGTGCCGCATCTGCAAACAG gtgACTCCGGTCGTGCCTCTGTCCAACGACTCGTGGTCGATGTCTTTTGCCAAATACCTGGAGCTTCGCTTCTACGGGCACCAGTACACCAGGCGAGCTAACGCCGAGCCGTGTGGACACTCCATGCACAAAGACTACCACCAGTACTTCTCCTACAACCAGATGGTGGCGTCCTTCAG CTACACTTCAGTGAGGCTGCTGGAGATTTGTCTTCCTCGTCCTAAGATCACCATCAGGAACCTGGGGCCGTCCAAAGGCAGCCTGCAGCAGGACCTCAAGGACTTCTCCTTAAa AGTGACTCAGGTGTACCTGGCCATCGATGACCGGCTCACGTCCCTCAAGACGGACACCTTCAGTAAGACGcgagaggagaagatggaggaccTCTTCGCTCAGAAGGAC atggaggaggcggagctgcGCAGCTGGATCGAGAAGCTTCAGGCCCGACTGCAGGTCTGTGGCGTGGACtctcctcagcagctgcaggcgGTTCTGGAGTCGCTGGTGATGAAGAAACAGGGTCTGTGTGAGATGCTACAGTCCTGGAACACCAG GCTGCAGGACTTGTTCCAGCAGGAGAAAGGCAGGAAGCGTCTGTCCGTCCCCCCGAGCCCGGGAAGGCACAGACAGACGGCTGCTGACGACAGCAAG AGCGCCCTGGAGTCGTCCCCTCGGAACCCGTCTCCCGTGGTTCAGAACGGGGATAAAG AGGACCGCCTCCTCAGCGCCATGCCCTcggcctccacctcctccctgctGCCGTCCCCGGGAGACCCCGGAGCCGAGCCCCTCACGCCCGGTCCCTCCTTCACGGAGCAGGACTCGGTCAGCCTCCCAGAAG ACGTGTTTGACGGACACCTGGTGGGTTCCACCGACAGCCAGGTGAAGGAGAAGTCCACCATGAAGGCCATCCTCGCCAACTTCCTGCCTGGCAACAGCTACAACCCCATCCCCATCCCATT CGAGCCGGACAAACACTACCTGATGTACGAGCACGAGCGGGTTCCCATCGCCGTGTGTGAGAAGGAGCCGAGCTCCATCATCGCCTTCGCCCTCAG ctGTAAGGAATACAAGACGGCTCTGGACGATTTGTCCAAGGTGTCGAgcgcaggaggagaagaggctcCGCAGGTCGTCAG tgcgGAGAGTCGTGTGAGGAGCAGCCCGGCTCGGCCCGGCAGCGACTCGGCCTCGTCCCTTCAGAGCCGCAGCAGCATGGACGCCGACCCGCTCA AAGAAGCAGATCTGAGCgacaaacagaagaaacagacGTTGAATCCACACATTGAACTTC AGTTCTCCGACGCCAACGCCAGGTTCTACTGCCGGATCTACTACGCCGAGGAGTTCCACAAGATGCGTGAGGAGATCATGGAGAGCGCCGAGGAGGACTTCGTCCGCTCGCTGTCCCACTGCGTCAACTGGCAGGCTCGGGGGGGCAAGTCAGGAGCCGTGTTCTACGCCACAGAAG ACGACCGGTTCATCCTGAAGCAGATGCCCCGACTGGAGGTTCAGTCCTTCCTGGACTTTGCTCCAAACTACTTCACCTACATCACcggagctgtgcagcagaag AGGCCGACCGCGCTGGCAAAGATCCTGGGAGTTTATCGGATCGGTTACAAGAACTCCCAGAACAACACGGAGAAGAAACTGGACCTGCTGGTGATGGAGAATCTCTTCTATGGACGCAAGATGGCTCAG gtgTTTGACCTCAAGGGGTCTCTGAGGAACCGGAACGTGAAGACGGACTCGGGGAAGGAGAGCTGTGAAGTGGTTCTGCTGGACGAGAACCTGCTGAAGCTGATCCACGACAACCCGCTGTACATCCGCTCGCACTGCAAGGCCATCCTGCGCGCCGCCATCCACAGCGACGCCTACTTCCTGTCCAGCCACCTCATCATCGACTACTCCCTGCTGGTGGGGCGGGACGATGCCACGGACCAGCTGGTGGTCGGGATCATAG ATTACATCCGGACGTTCACTTGGGACAAGAGACTGGAGATGGTCGTCAAATCCACTGGAATCCTGGGAGGTCAAG GGAAGCTGCCGACCGTCGTGTCTCCGGAGCTTTATCGAGCTCGGTTCTGCGAAGCCATGGACAAATACTTCCTGATGGTTCCGGACCACTGGACCGGACTGGGCGTCAACTGCTGA